GTTATTTTTAAGACTCCCTCTTTACCATCCTTTGGttacatttgtatttagttTCCTTGTCATTCCTGCAAAGCACTACTCAGAACTGCTACTGTTCCCTTGTTGCTGCTGTTCACACAGATCTCTGGCTTTGCTCCAAATGTGTAGCAATAAATTTGAGCTCctgttaaatataatatttcattCCCAGCTATAATCTGTAGTCAGCGGCTGCATGGATTCTCCACTTGTTCTGCTTTACTCTTATGAAGGGATTCATCTAATGGCTCAACATCTCAGATGTGTGCTCCTGTGAAAGAGCTCTAAAGACATTTGAACTAAGCGATAACAATTGTTGTAATTATTGAACTGATTTCTATACCTTCAGTAAACTATTAAAGGTGAGCAACTCAACCTGTGACCATGTTGGGCAGGAAAGGTGTTCAGGTGATCGGAATTCACACTCGTCTCTCAGAAATGCCTTACAAGAAATTTCTCACACGTTCACTGGGACTTAAACATAAACTGATGTAGCActtgtggtcaaaggtcaaggtcactgtaacGTCAACAAACCAAGTTCTCGACCTTTACTCAAGAATCCTCTGTAATTACAAAAAGAATTTCACACAGATGTTTTAACATCTGTGTGAAAGAGGATAACATGTCGATGGATGATGTGTTGCAtcccaaaggtcaaaggtcaacttcaCGTTGACGCACAGTGACCTCACAGCATTTCACATCAGGTCAGAGTTTGTGGTTTGGGATAAGATGTGAATTTAATTGGATTGAGGTTAGGCAagaattggtcatggttaaggggATTTATACGATTTCGGTCGGTCTGAAAAATGAAGATGCAAAAACACATATCGTGAGCTGGATAGACATGATTGGCCAGTGGAGTAATGCAAGTGGGAGGTGACAAATCTACTTTACAAACAAAACTATACAAaagtttcctttcacacattcaaCAAGTGCAACtgattttttatctttttacaaACACAGCAATTTAGCAAAGAATTTGACACAATCTTTCAACTCAGGCTTTTTAAAACTTAGACATTAATCCTGGTGTAGAACGAGAAACTGACGACACGTTGGATTCTCTAAACAAATGCAACCTCTGCAATGGATTAGTTAAACAACTATACTGCCCTCGTTCTAAAGAGGAAGCAAATGTGCAGCTCTGTGATTTATATCAAAACACACTTCAGGTCTGAGATGTCGGGGCTTCTCTTCAGATATCCCGCTGTCCGTCTGCCTCGGTCGAGTCCGGCTGCTCGTTTTCCAGGTCCAGTGCCCTCGTCATGTGCACGGCCGTCGCTCCATCCTCccctgacacagacacagagagatgttTGTTAGCCCACTGATGTGCTCAAGAGGAAATAACCgcacatttgttgtttgtttcaccACACAACAACCTAACagtccttcaaaataaaatcaagctgcaccgaaGACACAAAGATAtcagtgtgtctttgtctgaTTTAGTCTCGAATcattctctgggaaaacagtGAGGATGTAAAAACCcccacaatgttaaagaacaGAACATCCTTCCACTGAGATTTGCGGAAATCCGTAAAGTGATTTTTGTTCATAAACAAAGAAACGGACAGCGGTGAAGACACCTCGCTGAGCAAGGCAAGCCGATTTTTCACAAGTTTCTCAAGTTCTGaggttagtttttttatttggacgCTCATGTCATGATTTGGGATGATGACATTTCATGGCATCAGGGTGCAGCACAGTGTGATCCACATCCCACTTGGTTGCACAAAAGCAATTATTTCCTACGTTTTATGAAGCCACACTAACAGCAAGTGATGCACAAGCCCTCCTGGTAAACGAAGAGCAAAAGCACTTCAAGATGGTAAATCAGTGAAAGCTCTCTGCGGACCTGTGTATCTCTGTTTCCAGGGCAGGATGTTCATTCCGGTGCGACAGAAGGAGCGGTCAGTGTGGGCCTCAGTGCTGTACAGCACCTCCTGGAGCTCCTTCTCTCCAGCCTTCTGGGCTTTCACTCGCACCTACGAGAAGAAACCAAATGGGCTTTTTGGCACTTTGCTACTTTACAGAATTGTTGGACTCCTATCATCTTTAAGTCGTACCTCCAGGATGGtgatctccttctccttcagcttccCTGCTTTGTTCTTCACCTGCGTCTTCTTGGTGTCGACCCACACCACCCTCTCCTTCACCtctgacctgcacacacacacacacacacacacatcacacatttgtatatttaaatctACCTGAAACATCGGTTTTCTGAAGGTTCCTAACAGCACACTCACTCCTCAATGCCCAGGTCGGCCAGTGTTGTTTCCAGGAAGGGGAAGGGTTGGTGTGCGGGATCAGGTTGCACCTGCACGGGCAGCGTCACTGCCATGGGGATGTCCCACTCCAGCTCAACGCGCACCAGCTTTCCGCGCAACTCCCTGTCCGCTGGGCTGTCCCGGCCTCCGGCggcctctccctcctcctccaagcTCATGGTCTCATCTGCCGCCAGCTTGATGTTTAGATCActctctcaaaaaacaaaagacaagacGTATCCCTTGGCCTCTTCGCTCGTCTGAGCTTTACCCCTGTGACTCCTGAACCTTTTCTCCCTGTGAACACCTCCTGGTCTGTTCTGCTCTCAGGGCCGATGATTCAAAGCTTGATGCTTGTGGAGAGAATGATACACACGGACTCATGCTCTGCCCTCCTGGCTGATATAAGCAGCTGGTGAGGATGTGTGTTATGTGTCGCTCAGATGTGAGTTTCATTAAGCTGTCAGGAGGCTGATGGACAGATGGTAGAGTTTATACTGTGAGGTGTGCGTGTTATCAGTgggagtgtttttgtttctgctgtAAATTGAGGTGATATGTGCTCTGATGTTTTTCTACAATGGAATATGTATGACTGATAAACAGATAAATTAGCCCACACAGCATGTGAGAAAGCGTCAAGAGGTCAGGTCACTTGAGGATCAGCATGGACGACACATTTACGACTGTCTAATGAGATCATCTAACTAATCTCCACCTCTGCTCATCACTGTCTTTCCGTCTGACAGTCTAGGTGAACAGAAAGTTGATTTATGAGCCCGTCACTGCGTCACAACACATTTTTAGTTCTCGATGAAACTAGCAAAGACCTCAGCACATGGGACATGTGTAGGACATGTGTTGTTTGCACTGCAGGGGTCTTAAACTACCACCCTGGACTTGTCACATTCCATAGTTAACCAtaataaacacattcacagacctGACGTCAGCAGAGGGGTGATGTAAACAGACTGTTAGTGTTTGAAGCTGAAATAAATGAGGGACACAATCATGGACAAAACGAGATGTTTTCGTTTAGTAACAGAACATTACGTGTCAGTGGGAATGACGTTTCCCGACATACCGGCATAACCTGAATGCATCACAAGTCGTATCAACACATTGACTGTGTGTTGATATAAATCAGGATTAGTGTCCCTATGGCTGCAGCTGGCAATGAGGTGCCACAGTGGTCcaacgtacacacacagtcccacaaTGAGATCAGCCGGCACGTTATTGTTAAGTTATTGAGGCATGAGGCAAGGCAGGAATTTTTTGATGGGGAGGAACATCATGGTCCTGATGAGAGACGACGGAGCTGATGTTCTCAAATCACAATTTCCTTAATGCTGGAGATTTAACTCTGCTTAAGCTAACAGGAAAAACATTTGACCTTGTGTTCAGTGCCATTATTCTGGGATTCATCATTGATCAATACCACTGAACACACTTGAGTTTGCTAAGGTTTGTCACTGTGTTTGACAGTCACATCAAAATAACCCTAGTATGTGTAGAGCTTGAGAAAAGTCATATGTTCCACTGAGCATGAAAAGCTTTTATAGAAATGCACCTTCAAATAATTAAAAGGCTAAAAATTCAAACAGCAGATACAAATCGTGAGGTTAGAAACCACAACATGTACAATAAAACCTACAACTTCataaagactttaaaaacgTCAATAATAACATGTAAAGATCTggaaacattaaaatgtgtaaaatgtttaaattcacaACATGAACAAATCCAAACCCTATAAAAAGTTgttaaaaaactttaaaaatgtaaaagtaacaGTGGAAAGAAGCGAATTAATAAGCCTCAATATTAAAATTCATATAAAACATTggattaaaaaataacaaaaaggaaAGTAAACATATCAGTGTTAGAACTGATGATCTCATGTGTCACTTTGTCCTGTGTAAGAATAAAAACTGACAGGATTCAACAAAGTGGGCATAGGAACTAATTCTGTCTACATGAGGCCTCAGTGTGGATTCCTGCAGAGGTCGGTCTCTCAGGCAGAGCTGATGGTCATGTTGCTGTAGGGTTCAGTCTGGAGGACAGTCACGTGTCTGCCAGAGAGCAGCTCTGAGGAGAAGCATCAATGTGAAGCTTCAGATTAAATCAGTGTCATCTGTATTTTCAATGGATGCAAAGATAGTAAAATACACCTTCAACTGACGAAAAGTTATCTGATGTGCAAATTAACAGCTCCATTGCTTCTCCAGTCAACATCTTGATTTAACTTGAAAACATATTAATTGCTGATTGTCGATTTCCTCACCAAGCAGTTTGTACAGCGTGTGAGCTGCAGTGGTGCGGTCGGCCTCGGGGGGCAGCAGAGAGTCAAAGGTGACCTCAGTAAACCTCTCCAGGGCGGAGGAGATCCAGCTGAGAGAAAGGAGCAATGTGAGAAGTGCATGGTAAGATTcaaactattattattgttataaataaagattctGTCATTATGTGTTGACGTGCTcataatgtgtttgtgcaccaGTGAATGTGGAGgaaaatcatgttttttctaAGGTGTGTGTCTGAAGCACCTCAGCATGTCCCTGCTCTCTGTGTCAGTCTGCGCCTCGGGCATTTCAATGTTCTCCTCTGCTATAGGCTCCATTATGAGCCGAGTGTCCTCCTGCGGAGACctacacaaacacgcacacacacacacacacacatatctgtcTTTTTATCCATTAAGTCGTCCATCTGTCTTAACATCAATAGACTCACCATCTCCCAACGGGGGTGATCACATCGCTTACAGACTTGTCCTCTCTGGAAATGTCCAGGATCACATCTAATGCAGctgtttacacacaaaaaaaaaacacacaatgaatcgCTGATAGTTTGAAATGAACAATTTGTGTATCAGGATCTGAAAAACTAATTTagcgtcagagagagagagagaggaagagttctTACATGAGCCATCAGCGGGTTGCAGTCCTGACTCACTGGATAACTTAAagcgagagggagaggcagagtttcgtgacacagacacaaggtTTATAATCTAATTTGTCTGACCACTGAACTGAACACACTCAGTTGGCAGGACACAACTGCAGGCGAGCTGCGTAACCTTCATTATTCTAGCGATAGCCTCACAAGTGCTGCCTCTTATATAGGCATCCGAGCAAAAGTGGAATTTGGTGAGATTGTTTATCAGCTCGCCCTCCCAGATACTGTGTTTGATTGTAGGTCATTTATGTGGATATCAGACGATGACCTGAAAGACAACAAAGAAGACTTCAGTCGGTTGAACCCACCTGCTTCATGCTCGAGTGCCTCAGTATTTCTTGCTCCTGCTCAGACGCCcctctcgcctcctcctcctcctccatctccccacTTTGGTTTTTCCCATGAGTAGGCAGGGCAGTGA
The window above is part of the Platichthys flesus chromosome 21, fPlaFle2.1, whole genome shotgun sequence genome. Proteins encoded here:
- the si:ch211-196f5.2 gene encoding uncharacterized protein si:ch211-196f5.2 produces the protein MSLEEEGEAAGGRDSPADRELRGKLVRVELEWDIPMAVTLPVQVQPDPAHQPFPFLETTLADLGIEESEVKERVVWVDTKKTQVKNKAGKLKEKEITILEVRVKAQKAGEKELQEVLYSTEAHTDRSFCRTGMNILPWKQRYTGEDGATAVHMTRALDLENEQPDSTEADGQRDI